Proteins found in one Quercus robur chromosome 2, dhQueRobu3.1, whole genome shotgun sequence genomic segment:
- the LOC126713018 gene encoding beta-amyrin 28-monooxygenase-like: MDFFPNLLHLALLSISFSLIFLIYKQKSTRAKIPPGKKGWPIIGETLEFVMVGRKGTPEKFINDRMTKYSHDVFQTSLLGENLAVFCGASGNKFLFSKENKYVTSWWPRSMKKALLFPEALGNSSKEESTIMRSFLPEFLKPEALQHYIPIMDSMAKEHLELDWSPYNKVKVFPLSKKYTFALACRLFMSIKDPNHVTRFADPFALVTAGSMSVPINFPGTAFNSAIKGGKVIRHELLSIIKQRKKELSENKGSSAAHDLLTRMLLVSDENGRVMNEKEIANKIIGLLTASHDTTSTAITFVVNYLAEFPQVYHDVLKEQKEIAKSKGPKDLLNWDDIQKMKYSWNVACEAMRLSPPAQGAFREAIVDFTYAGFKIPKGWKTYWTAHSTHKNPKYFPDPEKFDPSRFDGNGPTPYTFVPFGGGPRMCPGKEYARLEILVFMHNVVTKFKWEKANPNEKITYNPSPIPVNGLPVNLEIRKF; encoded by the exons ATGGATTTCTTCCCAAACTTGCTTCACCTTGCACTTCTCTCGATTTCCTTTTCTCTCATCTTCCTTATTTACAAACAAAAGTCCACTCGTGCCAAGATCCCACCTGGTAAAAAGGGATGGCCGATCATTGGGGAAACTTTGGAATTTGTAATGGTTGGAAGAAAGGGAACCCCAGAGAAATTCATCAATGATAGAATGACCAAATACTCACATGATGTCTTCCAAACTTCCTTACTTGGAGAGAacttggctgtattttgtggtgCTTCGGGGAACAAGTTTCTGTTCTCTAAAGAGAACAAGTACGTCACTTCTTGGTGGCCACGTTCCATGAAAAAAGCTTTGCTTTTTCCTGAAGCTCTTGGAAACTCTTCCAAAGAAGAATCAACTATAATGAGGAGCTTCCTACCTGAATTTCTCAAGCCAGAAGCTCTTCAACATTACATACCTATCATGGACTCCATGGCAAAGGAACACTTGGAACTAGATTGGTCTCCTTACAATAAAGTCAAGGTTTTTCCACTCTCCAAGAAGTATACCTTTGCATTGGCTTGTAGGTTGTTCATGAGTATCAAAGATCCTAACCATGTGACAAGATTTGCTGATCCCTTTGCTCTTGTCACAGCTGGTTCAATGTCTGTACCTATAAATTTTCCAGGCACAGCCTTCAACAGTGCCATCAAAGGAGGAAAAGTTATTCGCCATGAGCTTTTATCAATCATCAAACAGAGGAAGAAGGAGCTATCCGAGAACAAAGGGTCGTCAGCTGCTCATGACTTGTTGACTCGTATGCTTCTTGTATCAGATGAAAATGGCAGAGTTATGAATGAGAAGGAGATTGCTAACAAGATTATAGGTTTACTTACTGCTAGCCATGATACTACTAGTACAGCTATCACTTTTGTAGTGAATTATCTGGCAGAGTTTCCTCAGGTTTACCATGATGTATTAAAAG AGCAAAAGGAGATTGCAAAATCCAAAGGTCCCAAAGATTTGCTAAATTGGGATGACATTCAGAAGATGAAGTACTCTTGGAATGTGGCATGTGAGGCCATGAGGTTGTCACCACCTGCTCAAGGGGCATTTAGAGAGGCTATAGTTGACTTCACTTACGCAGGTTTTAAAATTCCCAAAGGATGGAAG acgTATTGGACTGCACATTCCACACATAAAAATCCCAAATATTTCCCAGATCCTGAGAAATTTGATCCTTCAAGATTTGATGGGAATGGGCCAACACCTTACACTTTTGTACCATTTGGAGGTGGACCTCGGATGTGCCCTGGGAAGGAATATGCTCGATTAGAGATACTAGTGTTTATGCATAATGTGGTGACAAAATTTAAATGGGAGAAAGCAAATCCAAATGAAAAGATTACGTACAATCCATCACCCATTCCTGTTAACGGTCTTCCTGTGAACCTTGAGATTCGTAAGTTCTAG